In Carassius carassius chromosome 2, fCarCar2.1, whole genome shotgun sequence, the DNA window aaattGTATCACAGATTCAAAATTTACTactaccttttttttctctctcttcccaaAATATTAACTTTCAACCTATTTCTGAATTATGTACAGTCTAATGTCCAACCTTTTTTTCTGTGACACAGAGACATTTAACATGAATTAAAAACAACGATATTAACAGAAACATGGATAGAAAACATAcctgaatgaataaaaatgaaaattaatgaaaaacatgTCAATCCGTGGCCTTTCTCCACAATGTCAGCCTTGAGCTGCAGTCGAAACAGATCATTTCAGCCACAGAACTTAGACATACATGGTTAATAAAgaccaagaaagaaagaaaagacataCTTCATGTTACACAACCTCTATTAGTGTTTCAGTAAGattaaactgtattaaaaaaaaaaaaacatattagtcACAAGAAACAAACTAATTTCAAACTTTTTAGTGAGAGCTCCAGCAGAACCGCGAACTCTTAAAGGGGCCACGTACTGTATTTGAACAATTActaaacactgaaaacatttacatACATAGCTTCTGTCATCAAAACAAATTTCTCGTGCGTATGAACATACAGAGCAAAACTATATTTTTCTTTGCGATTTTCATTGATTTTCCAAAATTGGAGCTAGACTGTTGCGTATTGTTGTAGGAGGGATGGGAATCTTTCTTGTATTTGGCATTTCCATTTAAAGTGATTAATAAAGTAAAGAGAAAACATAACATGGCATAGTTGAGTTTGAGAAGAAGTGAAATTGGCAGAATAGAGGAGGATAAAACGGTCTAATTTCTAAAAAATTTTCAATGAGTTTATAAGGAATTTTACAAACTACAGTGTAATATTGACTACGTGTGATATCTGACACGGATTTCATTCTACAGAATTACAACGAACAAAACGAGCGGGAACTGAAACTAAGGAGGGTGTTGACgctcatatatcatatatatatatatatatatatatatatatatatatatatatatatatcatgaaaattttattttacacattttaagtgTCATTAGGATAAAATATTGACAACTGCGTTTAATGTTAGTTTTCAAACTATAGTTTATCTTAACTGGATGACAACAATCCCGGTAaaaagttaaaatgacaaatgaagTTTCTCTACGAgttttatgtgtatgtatatataactactcatatttttttaatgcagttgtCATAATGTCAGCTTTATGAATGAGAAAGTTATGATTTCTCTACAACTCCACTGTCACAATGTTTATCAAATGTTCAACAGTTTATTCAACATTATTGCAACTTTAATAACATGGGAAAAGTGTGGATGATAAGATCCTGAATAAAAAATGTGCATCTGCttgaaattaaattgtaattttactgttgcaACTAAAATAACATGCAGTGACACAACATGAGTCAAAAATGAGTTTTCAGCAActtttttctgagactatgtctagcccGCTAGCAAATATGTAATAATGTGTATTGTAGGAGCAGATCTAATATGAACTGGTGACCTGTTTCAGAGTTTGGGACCCACGACAGAAAAGACACGTTCACTTCTGTTTGAGTTCTCTGGGATCATTGAGTGATCGAAGAGAACCGGATCGAAGAGCTGGAGACGGGTTATGTGGAGAAGCTCAGATAGATATAAGGGGGCTAAGATGTTTAGgcacttaaaaacaaaaactagggGTTTGAACTCCACTCTGAACCGGACAGAGAGCAATCAGCATGAAGTGAGACCAGGTCTGTGATGATGAAGTCCTCGTTGATTGAAGTGACTGCAGAAATATGAATTATGTAATTATTGGACCAAATGCTGAGCTGAAACAGTTTAAGGAGTTAAGCTTAGAGCGTTCAAGAGAAAGATCAAAGTTTTCTGTTAAGAGGTGCAAAACTCTTGAtgctctcatatatatataaatttatatattttgtaactttGGGAAGTCTTTTTTTCTACAGCTTTTCCAAGCATTCATCCCAGCTGACATGAGTAATACCACAGTATTATCACAATAAGTATTGATGATCAAAATACTTTAAGTATCATTAAtataacaaaaacacaatcagTGATGTTATCTTCGTGATATACCAAATCCACAGATGATGTGATGATGACAGATAAGCTCCAGACACAGACTCCGGGAGGAGCGGACAGTGTGTGCTTCAAGCAGGACAAAACAGAGACTGAAGGAAACACTACACACGTCCCTCAGTGATGACCATCGACCTAAACTGACTTTCAGACTGTTTGCTAGACACACAGATGAAGATTTCAGTCTTTATCAACCTTTTCACTTAAACATGGCATCGAATTTACACGAGACTATTCCCCCGTGACTGCTGCTCGCCTTTGATTCGCTCTGACGGagacaaaataaacatttcctcGCCGCGGACTTAAGAGTCCAAAGAAAGTCAAGAACCTCTGCTTGGTGTTCACTTTGTTTCTATTGCTCCAAACTATTTTAGCACTCGAGTTTTTTCCTTAAATGTAGAAGAAGAAAACACAAGCGCGAGCGGCTCTTGGAGGCGCGCAGACACAGAGCGGGCGGGTTGAGTCTGTAAGGTTCTCATGTGTTGAATAAGAGCGCGGCGCTGTTCGTCTGCTGCTCATTAGTTACTCTACAGAGCGTTTGATTTGTTGATTTCACTAAATACTCTACAAACAGAGAGATGGCAGAAACCGCCCCAGCTGCAGCCGCCCCACCGGCCAAAGCGCCCAAGAAGAAGTCCGCCGCTAAAGCCAAGAAAGCAGGTCCAGCTGTCGGTGATCTGATCGTTAAAACCGTGTCCGCATCCAAGGAGAGGAGCGGCGTGTCTCTCGCTGCTCTGAAGAAAGCTCTCGCTGCCGGCGGCTACGACGTGGAGAAGAAAAACTCCCGCATCAAGCTCGCCATCAAGAGCCTGGTGACTAAAGGCATCCTGCTGCAGGTCAAAGGAACCGGCGCCTCGGGATCCTTCAAGATCAGCAAGAAGGAGACCGAGACCAAGAAGAAGCCGGCGAAGAAAGCGGCTCCTAAAGCCAAGAAGCCCGCGGCCAAGAAACCCGCTGCTGCCAAGAAGCCCAAGAGCGCAGCGGCAAAGAAGCCCGCCGCTAAGAAATCACCCAAGAAGGCCAAGAAACCCACTGCCGCCGCTAAGAAGGCCACCAAGAGTCCCAAGAAGGCGACGAAGCCCGCGGCGCCCAAGAAAGCAGCCAAGAGCCCCAAAAAGACCAAGACCGCCAAACCCAAGACAGCGAAGCCTAAAGCTGCCAAGCCTAAAAAGGCAGCTCCCAAGAAGAAGTAAAAACCTGCTGTTTTATTCCCCAACGGCTCTTTTCAGAGCCACCCACAAACTCGAAAGAAAGAGCAAATTATTTGTGGAATTAAGGTTAGGTTAAGAAATTTAACttatttagctaaataaataaaactgcagaTGCAACATGATAATCCCATCAACAAGTCATCCTCCATCTTTGTAAACGGCAGGCAACACAATAAAAGGAAAAGAACAACAAATACACATTGCACACAGCAGCAGAGATAAAAGAGCTTCTGAATCGTTCTGTAGAACACAGTCATCACTAATCTCCCACTAAATCAACACCGAACTACTACAAATACCATCTACTGGATGTTCTTCATAGTACTactaaatcatttttaattttgccCTTGTTCTCCAATCTTTCTGATCATGttattaatgctgtttttatCATCCACAGTGATATCAGCTCCCCAGCAGAGCACTGCACAGAACAGAAGACACTTTAATGACACAGCTGTTGAACttctttaaatataataatccTGACTGTTTATATCTTCTGACCATGGATTGTCAGTGGTGTTACTGCTTCCTGGTGTCTTCATAAATCAATGATCAACTTCTTTACTCTTCTCcacataataaatacatacaaaatcaTCACACCATGAAACATGAAGCTCAACATCTCTTCTATTGTCCAAAccattattttgtttgattagacTCACAACTTCAatgtcagaaaaaataaataaaatccctgTTTTTAGATACTGACACAAAAAGAGTATATAACATGAACTAATCATACGAGCAGCACATGAAAGTGTGAACGAGTGCTAGTCGGCTGAAATCAGTGTCACACTCAtcagattgtaagagcagactgatggAGCGAAGAAAGAAGTGTCTCCAGTCATTGTGTTCTGGTTGATGCCGGAAATGAGTCGACTGCTTTGTACTAAACAGTGTCTTTGTCTGCAGTCATTACTTGTTCAGGTAAATCAATATATGTTGGAGTGAATGTTGCCTGTTGACGTCATCTTAATGTCGTCCTGCAGGATTTTTCTGTGGTTTAATAACTGTAACCCTGACAGTCATCTTCTTCTGTCTCCTAACCGTCATGCAAGAGCAACTGCAGAGCTCAcgaagaacaagggtcaacactgtaaatactgaagcattatatatttttaataaatcttttAAAACGTATGATATGCTTATAAtagtttttcagtataccaaagaaatttataaaaattatctacaaatactgaagcagcaagctttgcaaaacactaaattaatgtcactgccaaaacttttggccatgactttaCATGTTGGCTGTGTATTTAgaaacattcagccaagtatggtgacctatactcagaatccgtactctacatttaacccatccaaattgcacacacacacacacacacacacacacacctcagtcgtggtatttccagcccaagattcaaacccacaactctagagttaggagtcaaactctttaaacactaggccatgacttcccagtAACAGACTTATATTAAAATTGACATATTTAATGGATCATTGATCTaaatttaattagattaaaaatatgGGATCAGTGCTTTTTGCCTTGACAATTACTTGACAATACTTTAGCACACTTTTAGCATTTATTGAAAGTTTTCTGTCGTGTTGTTTCTTAAAGCTACACAATCCGCGCGCAGGCTGtggaggcgtggctttggaggTCGGTGTTGGAGGGAAGTTCAGTGATTGGTTTCAAATCTTACAGTTTTTAAACCAATGAGCGACTCGCACGTTCTTTTAAATACAACAGAGCGGGCCTAACGTAGTCACTACTATTTCTGCATTACAAACGTAGAGATATTTTACTCTTAACAATGAGTGGAAGAGGCAAAACTGGCGGCAAAGCGAGAGCGAAGGCAAAGACTCGCTCCTCCAGAGCAGGGCTGCAGTTCCCCGTCGGTCGTGTTCACAGACTTCTCCGCAAAGGGAACTACGCCGAGCGCGTCGGTGCCGGAGCTCCCGTCTATCTGGCGGCTGTGC includes these proteins:
- the LOC132098410 gene encoding histone H1-like, encoding MAETAPAAAAPPAKAPKKKSAAKAKKAGPAVGDLIVKTVSASKERSGVSLAALKKALAAGGYDVEKKNSRIKLAIKSLVTKGILLQVKGTGASGSFKISKKETETKKKPAKKAAPKAKKPAAKKPAAAKKPKSAAAKKPAAKKSPKKAKKPTAAAKKATKSPKKATKPAAPKKAAKSPKKTKTAKPKTAKPKAAKPKKAAPKKK